GTACAGGTAGGCGCGGCCGATCAACGTGAACCTCGCGCCCAGGGCGAGGGCGGCGACGATGTCGGCGCCGTTCATGATGCCGGTGTCCAGGGCGATCTCGGTGTCCGCCCCGACCTCCTTGACCACCTCGGGCAGCAGGTGGAAGGGGATGGGGGCGCGGTCGAGCTGGCGGCCGCCGTGGTTGGACAAGACGATGCCGTCGACGCCGAGGTCGGCCAGCTTGCGGGAGTCGGGGACGTTCTGGACGCCTTTGACGACGAGCTTGCCGGGCCACATCGCGCGGATCTCGGCGAGGTCGGCGTAGTCGATGGTGGGGTCCATGGCGTAGTCGAGCAGTTCGCCGACGGTGCCGCCGGTCTGGGTGAGGGAGGCGAACTCCAGCTTGCGGGTGGTGAGGAAGTCGAACCACCAGGCGGGGTGGGTGGCGGTGTCGGCGACGGTGCGGGCGGTGAGCTGGGGTGGGATGGAGAAGCCGTTGCGCTTGTCGCGCAGGCGGGCTCCGGCCACGGGGGTGTCGACGGTGAACATGAGGGTGTCGTAGCCGGCGGCGGCGGCGCGTTCGACCAGGCCGTAGGAGATCTCGCGCTTGCGCATGACGTAGAGCTGGAACCAGTTGCGGCCGGTGGGGTTGGCGGCTTTGACGTGTTCGATGGTGGTGGTGCCCAGGGTGGAGAGGGTGAAGGGGATGCCGGCGGCGCCGGCGGCGCCGGCACCGGCTTCTTCGCCTTCGGTCTGCATGAGGCGGGTGAAGCCGGTGGGGGCGATGCCGAAGGGCAGGGCGGAGGGGCCGCCGAAGATCGTGGTGGAGGTGTCGACCTTCGACACGTCGTGCAGGATCGAGGGGTGGAACTCCACGTCTGCGAAGGCTTGGCGGGCGCGGGCCAGGGAGATCTCGCCCTCGGCGGAGCCGTCGGTGTAGTCGAAGGCGGCGCGGGGGGTGCGCTTCTTGGCGATGCGGCGCAGGTCCTCGATGGTGAGGGCCGCGTCCAGGCGGCGCTTGGTGCCGTCGAGCTCGGGCTTCTTGAAGCTCACCAGCTCCAGGATCTCACGGGCGTTGGGGATCTGTCGTTTCATCAGAGAACCTCAGCGGTGATGGGGGAGCGGTGAGGGGGGAGGTGGTGGGGTTCGTAGCGCAGGACATCAGCTGAACGGTTCGCCACGGCTCGGAGATCGGCGAGGTCGGCACCGAGGCGGCCCGCGGCTCGTGCCTGCACGAGCAGATTGCCCATAGCGGTGGCCTCGACCGGGCCGGCCAGCACCGGCAGTCCGCTGCGATCGGCAGTCGCCTGACACAACAGGGTGTTGAGGGACCCACCACCCACGAGGTGGATCACCGACACGTCATGGTCGGCGAGTCGGGCAGCATCGGTAACCGCTTGAGCAAAGGCGGCGGCGAGGCTTTCGATGATGCTGCGCACGGTCTCAGCCGGGCTGGCCGGGACCGGTTCGCCGTGTGCACGACACCAGTTGCGGATGCGGCCGGGGATGTCTCCTGGAGCTAAAAATAGAGGATTATCGACATCAAAGATGGCAACGGGATTCCGTACCCGACTTGCCTCGTCGAGGAGTGCCGAAAGTCGGCTGGAGCGCTGGGCGTCCGTCGCGATGGGGTCCCAGGTCCGCTGCGATTCAGTCAGCAGCCACAGCCCCATGACGTTGCGCAAGAACCGGGTACGTCCGTCGACCCCGCCCTCGTTGGTGAATCCCGCCCCTCGTGCATCCTCGGTTAGGACGGGGTTCTTCAGCTCCACACCGACGAGACCCCAGGTACCGCACGAGATATAGGCGAAGTCATCCCCCTCACTGGGGACGGCGACCACGGCAGAGGCGGTGTCGTGTGAACCGACTGCCACCACGTTCAGTTGACGTCCGACGGTGTCGGCGACCTCCGGGGTCATCCGACCCACGCGCGCGCCGGGATCCACCAAGGGCGGTAGGAGGTGCGGTCGGATACCAAGCGTTCGTGCCAGCTGCACGTCCCAGTCGCGGTTGCCGGCATGGAGAAGCCCGGTGGTCGAGGCGTTGGTCCGCTCCGCCACCGAGACTCCGGTCAGCCAGAAGTTGATGAGGTCGGGGATGAGGAGGACACGGTCGGCGATTTCGAGCAGGGGCCCTTCGGTGGCCAGTTGGAAAAGGGTGTTGAAAGGCAGGTGCTGGAGCCCGTTGCGTTGATACAGCTCGCTCGCACTGATCTTGGCGTGTACCGCCCCTACACCGACTTCATTGCGGGAGTCCCGGTAGTGGAACGGCACACCCAACAGGCGCTGGTGAGACAGCAGGGCATAGTCCACCGCCCAGG
The Kineococcus rhizosphaerae genome window above contains:
- a CDS encoding FGGY-family carbohydrate kinase codes for the protein MTRSAPATDVFAAVDLGATSGRVILGNVVAAARGTIMEMRHVSRFGNGPVRTRDHLHWNILELYRQILLGLGAAERLAPGQIASVGVDSWAVDYALLSHQRLLGVPFHYRDSRNEVGVGAVHAKISASELYQRNGLQHLPFNTLFQLATEGPLLEIADRVLLIPDLINFWLTGVSVAERTNASTTGLLHAGNRDWDVQLARTLGIRPHLLPPLVDPGARVGRMTPEVADTVGRQLNVVAVGSHDTASAVVAVPSEGDDFAYISCGTWGLVGVELKNPVLTEDARGAGFTNEGGVDGRTRFLRNVMGLWLLTESQRTWDPIATDAQRSSRLSALLDEASRVRNPVAIFDVDNPLFLAPGDIPGRIRNWCRAHGEPVPASPAETVRSIIESLAAAFAQAVTDAARLADHDVSVIHLVGGGSLNTLLCQATADRSGLPVLAGPVEATAMGNLLVQARAAGRLGADLADLRAVANRSADVLRYEPHHLPPHRSPITAEVL
- a CDS encoding alpha-hydroxy acid oxidase; the encoded protein is MKRQIPNAREILELVSFKKPELDGTKRRLDAALTIEDLRRIAKKRTPRAAFDYTDGSAEGEISLARARQAFADVEFHPSILHDVSKVDTSTTIFGGPSALPFGIAPTGFTRLMQTEGEEAGAGAAGAAGIPFTLSTLGTTTIEHVKAANPTGRNWFQLYVMRKREISYGLVERAAAAGYDTLMFTVDTPVAGARLRDKRNGFSIPPQLTARTVADTATHPAWWFDFLTTRKLEFASLTQTGGTVGELLDYAMDPTIDYADLAEIRAMWPGKLVVKGVQNVPDSRKLADLGVDGIVLSNHGGRQLDRAPIPFHLLPEVVKEVGADTEIALDTGIMNGADIVAALALGARFTLIGRAYLYGLMAGGRQGVDRAIQILTDQVVRTMKLLEVANVEELEPRHVTQLERLAPRARD